A window of the Verrucomicrobiota bacterium genome harbors these coding sequences:
- a CDS encoding Rieske (2Fe-2S) protein → MNNNDAKPGKAPADQECVNRRCFVGAAIGGAGVCYLAALGYPVYRYLSSPVEKASAMAAVKEVVLKDGLKVPQGEAVMFKFGVRPALLIHHKDGSWVALDAVCTHLGCTVQFDKTKELITCACHGGVYNPKTGGNISGPPPKPLKPYVVKVTETAVVVSRT, encoded by the coding sequence ATGAACAATAATGATGCCAAGCCGGGCAAGGCACCGGCCGATCAGGAATGCGTGAATCGCCGCTGCTTCGTGGGCGCGGCGATTGGCGGCGCGGGCGTGTGTTATCTCGCGGCATTGGGCTACCCGGTGTACCGTTATCTGTCCAGCCCGGTCGAAAAGGCCAGCGCCATGGCCGCCGTCAAGGAAGTCGTGCTGAAAGATGGGCTGAAAGTGCCGCAGGGCGAGGCCGTCATGTTCAAATTTGGCGTCCGACCGGCCCTGCTAATCCATCACAAGGACGGTTCCTGGGTGGCGCTGGACGCAGTGTGTACCCATCTGGGCTGCACCGTGCAATTCGATAAAACCAAGGAACTGATCACCTGCGCCTGTCATGGTGGAGTGTATAACCCGAAGACCGGCGGCAATATTTCGGGGCCGCCGCCAAAACCGCTCAAACCATACGTGGTGAAGGTGACCGAAACCGCAGTGGTAGTTTCCAGGACGTAA
- a CDS encoding cytochrome b, with translation MKAIFNSVYQWLDARLDVGEALAFAKKKTVPVHKHSFWYYWGGISLLLFLVQAFTGVLLMVYYRPGPEAFESVRQITFEYNFGWLIRSVHSWAANLMVAAVLVHMFSVYFMKAYRQPREFGWWSGLGLLGLAMVFGFSGYLLPMNELAYFATKVGMETAAMLPVVGSKLADLARGGLEINEFTVQRFFALHVVVLPALFLPLLGLHLWLVQKHGNAVPPSEEVKPASERKSIPFFPNFMAKDLAVWLITLNILAVIAFMFPWELGKPADSLASAPADIHPEWYFMSSFQILKIFGSLLPGKSFGTLGEFVGMGFFNVGLVLWALVPLYDGNSKSGVRARNATYFGLAVLLVVVVTTIWGYVALPKVG, from the coding sequence ATGAAAGCCATTTTCAATTCCGTTTATCAATGGTTGGATGCGCGCTTGGACGTGGGCGAGGCGCTGGCGTTTGCCAAGAAGAAGACCGTGCCGGTTCACAAACACTCGTTTTGGTACTACTGGGGCGGCATCTCGCTGCTGCTGTTTCTGGTTCAGGCATTTACCGGCGTCCTGTTGATGGTCTATTATCGCCCGGGGCCGGAGGCGTTTGAATCCGTCCGCCAAATCACCTTTGAGTACAATTTCGGCTGGTTGATCCGGTCCGTCCACTCCTGGGCGGCGAACCTCATGGTGGCCGCCGTTTTGGTCCACATGTTCTCGGTGTATTTCATGAAGGCCTACCGGCAGCCGCGTGAGTTTGGCTGGTGGAGCGGCTTGGGCTTGCTGGGGCTGGCCATGGTGTTCGGCTTCAGCGGCTACCTGCTGCCCATGAATGAACTCGCCTATTTCGCCACCAAGGTGGGAATGGAAACTGCCGCGATGTTGCCGGTGGTGGGGAGCAAACTGGCTGATCTGGCGCGCGGCGGCTTGGAAATCAATGAATTCACCGTGCAACGATTCTTTGCGTTGCATGTGGTGGTGTTGCCGGCCCTGTTCCTGCCCTTGCTCGGTTTGCATCTTTGGCTGGTGCAAAAACACGGCAACGCCGTGCCACCGTCCGAAGAAGTCAAGCCGGCTTCCGAGCGGAAATCCATCCCGTTCTTCCCAAACTTCATGGCCAAGGACCTGGCCGTGTGGCTCATCACCTTAAACATTCTGGCGGTGATCGCCTTCATGTTCCCGTGGGAACTGGGCAAGCCGGCGGATTCGCTGGCCTCCGCCCCGGCGGACATTCATCCCGAATGGTATTTCATGAGTTCCTTCCAGATCCTGAAAATCTTTGGCTCATTGTTGCCCGGCAAAAGCTTCGGCACATTGGGCGAATTTGTGGGCATGGGCTTCTTCAACGTGGGCCTGGTCCTCTGGGCGTTGGTGCCGCTGTATGACGGCAACAGCAAGTCGGGGGTGCGGGCGCGCAACGCCAC